Below is a window of Deltaproteobacteria bacterium DNA.
GGCGATCTCGGACCTCGGCGGTGCCTACTTGCAGAACGCCAAAGAGGTGAAGGGCTACATCGACGCGATCTCCGCGGGCCGCGGCGCCGTCGACCGCGGCGCCCTGCTCTCCCGCGACGACCTGCAGCGCCGGGCCATCATCCAGGCGCTCTTCTGCCAGCGCGAGCTCGACACGCAGCGGCTGGGCGGAAAGCTCGGCGTCCGCTTCGACGACGCCTTCACGCCGGAGCTGGCCCGCCTCGCCACGCTCGCGCAGGACGGGCTGGTCGAGCTCGCGCCAGGCCGGATTCGCGTCACGGCGCTCGGCCAGGTGTTCCTGCGCAACATCGCCGCGGTCTTCGACGCCTACCTGCGCGCGCCCGAGGGCGGCCGCACCGCGATGTCCAAGGCGATCTGAGCGGGCAACGAGGAGCGGCGCCGCGGACGCGAGTCCGGGCGCCGCTCGAATTCTCAAACGCTTCTACTTGCGCGCTTCGACCTGCGCCGGCTGCGTAGACGCCGCGGCGGTCAGCGCGGTGAGCCCCAGGCACCAGGCGACGAGCACGGCGGTCCAGAAGTTCTTGAGTCGCATGGGCGTGGCTCAGTTCGACGGCGGGGTCGGCGCGGTGGGCGGCTTGGGGTTGCCGGCCTTGATCCACACGCCGAGCGTCATGGCGTCGGTCTCGTTCACCAGCGCGCCGAACGGCGGCATCGCCGTGCCGGGCTTGAAGCTCTGCGGATTGCGAATCCACGCGGCGATGCGCTCGGGGCCCTTGGTCGGGTCGCGGCCGGCCGCGGCGAGGTTGGCGTAGAACGCGCCGCCCGCCGGGTTGTGGCAGGCGATGCAGCCGTTGGCGACGAAGAGCTGGTCGCCCGAGCGCAGCTTCAGCTTCTCCACCTTCTCGTTGGGCTCGCGGCCCGCCGGGGCTGCAGCGCGCGCGAGCACGTCGTTCATGTCGGGGAAGTGCTGCGCCATCGTGGCCGGCGTCAGCGGAAAAGCGTTCGGCTCGAGCTTGTCGCAGCCCAGGTAGCCCATGCCCACCACCGCGAGGGCGGCGGCCATCAGTCGGCGAGAAAAGTTCGAGAGCCTCACGTGCATCCTCCTGGATCGGGCGCCTCAGCGCCGATGCCAGGGTTCAATGCACGAGGCTTGCCGAGCCCCAGGTGCCTAGAAGAAAGCCCCGACACACGCGCAAAGCGTGCGCCAGGGCTCATTGCGGGCCGTTCGGCGCGCAAAAACCGGAGAGGCGCCTAGGAGCCTGTCCGGGTAAGCGGTGTTGACAGAGAGTGACTGTAGCCGAGC
It encodes the following:
- a CDS encoding c-type cytochrome; this encodes MAAALAVVGMGYLGCDKLEPNAFPLTPATMAQHFPDMNDVLARAAAPAGREPNEKVEKLKLRSGDQLFVANGCIACHNPAGGAFYANLAAAGRDPTKGPERIAAWIRNPQSFKPGTAMPPFGALVNETDAMTLGVWIKAGNPKPPTAPTPPSN